In Burkholderia contaminans, the following proteins share a genomic window:
- the parC gene encoding DNA topoisomerase IV subunit A: MDDNTSDLFASSDAPDAEALTLGNYAEQAYLSYAVSVVKSRALPDVCDGQKPVQRRILYAMNEMGLGPDAKPVKSARVVGDVLGKYHPHGDQSAYDALVRLAQDFSLRYPLIDGQGNFGSRDGDGAAAMRYTEARLTPIAKLLLDEIDQGTVDFMPNYDGSFEEPKTLPSRMPFVLLNGASGIAVGLATEIPSHNLREVAAAAVALIRNPKLSHAELMNLIPGPDFPGGGQIISSDTEIATAYETGRGSLKVRARWKIEDLARGQWQLVVTELPPSTSGQKVLEEIEELTNPKLKLGKKTLTPEQLNTKKAMLDLLDAVRDESGKEAAVRLVFEPKSRTIDQTEFVNTLLAYTSLESNATLNLVMIGADGRPGQKGLLTILDEWVKFRQLTMTRRCRHRLAKVDDRIHILEGRMIVFLNIDEVIRIIRESDEPKAALMSAFGLSERQAEDILEIRLRQLARLEKIKIEKELEALRDEKAKLEELLANESAMKRLMIKEIEADAKQYGDDRRTLIQQEKRATFEAKVVDEPVTVVVSQKGWVRALKGHGLDPASFSFKAGDSLYAAFQCRTPDRLIAWGSSGRVYSVDVSVLPGGRGDGVPVTSLIELESGSHLMHYFAAPADQQLLLASSNGFGFLAKVGDMVSRVKAGKAFMTIDAGAVPLAPMPVLPNATQVACLSSGGRLLVFGMDEMKTLSGGGRGVILMALDDKETLVQALAIDPAGVVLIGTGRGGKAMDETLSYAGLAPHVGKRARKGRAPETKLKVVSELRPLLG, translated from the coding sequence ATGGACGACAACACTTCCGATCTCTTCGCCAGCTCCGATGCACCGGACGCCGAAGCGCTGACGCTCGGCAACTACGCGGAGCAGGCGTATCTCAGCTACGCGGTCAGCGTCGTGAAGAGCCGCGCGCTGCCCGACGTGTGCGACGGCCAGAAGCCGGTGCAGCGCCGGATTCTCTACGCGATGAACGAAATGGGCCTCGGCCCGGACGCCAAGCCGGTGAAGTCGGCGCGCGTGGTCGGCGACGTGCTCGGTAAATACCACCCGCACGGCGACCAGTCGGCGTACGACGCGCTGGTGCGTCTCGCGCAGGATTTCTCGCTGCGCTACCCGTTGATCGACGGGCAGGGCAACTTCGGCTCGCGCGACGGCGACGGCGCGGCGGCGATGCGATACACCGAAGCCCGCCTCACGCCGATCGCGAAGCTGCTGCTCGACGAGATCGACCAGGGCACGGTCGACTTCATGCCGAACTACGACGGCTCGTTCGAGGAGCCGAAGACGCTGCCGAGCCGCATGCCGTTCGTGCTGCTGAACGGCGCGTCGGGCATCGCGGTCGGCCTCGCGACCGAAATCCCGTCGCACAACCTGCGTGAAGTCGCGGCGGCGGCGGTCGCGCTGATCCGCAATCCGAAGCTCTCGCACGCGGAGCTGATGAACCTGATTCCCGGCCCGGATTTCCCGGGCGGCGGGCAGATCATCTCGAGCGACACCGAAATCGCGACGGCCTATGAAACCGGCCGCGGCAGCCTGAAGGTGCGCGCGCGCTGGAAGATCGAGGATCTCGCGCGCGGCCAGTGGCAGCTCGTCGTGACCGAGCTGCCGCCGAGCACGTCGGGCCAGAAGGTGCTCGAGGAAATCGAGGAACTGACGAACCCGAAGCTCAAGCTCGGCAAGAAGACGCTCACGCCCGAGCAGCTCAACACGAAGAAGGCGATGCTCGACCTGCTCGACGCGGTGCGCGACGAGTCGGGCAAGGAGGCGGCGGTGCGGCTCGTGTTCGAGCCGAAGTCGCGCACGATCGACCAGACGGAATTCGTGAACACACTGCTCGCGTACACGAGCCTCGAATCGAACGCGACGCTGAACCTCGTGATGATCGGCGCCGACGGCCGGCCGGGCCAGAAGGGCCTGCTGACGATCCTCGACGAATGGGTGAAGTTCCGCCAGCTGACGATGACGCGCCGCTGCCGCCATCGTCTCGCGAAGGTCGACGACCGCATCCACATCCTCGAAGGGCGGATGATCGTCTTCCTGAACATCGACGAGGTGATTCGCATCATCCGCGAGTCGGACGAGCCGAAGGCCGCGCTGATGAGCGCGTTCGGCCTCAGTGAACGGCAGGCGGAAGACATCCTCGAAATCCGGCTGCGCCAGCTTGCGCGTCTCGAGAAGATCAAGATCGAGAAGGAACTCGAAGCGCTGCGCGACGAGAAGGCGAAGCTCGAGGAACTGCTCGCGAACGAAAGCGCGATGAAGCGGCTGATGATCAAGGAGATCGAGGCCGATGCGAAGCAGTACGGCGACGATCGCCGCACGCTGATCCAGCAGGAAAAGCGCGCGACGTTCGAGGCGAAGGTGGTCGACGAGCCGGTCACGGTCGTCGTGTCGCAGAAGGGCTGGGTGCGTGCGCTGAAGGGCCACGGGCTCGATCCGGCCAGCTTCTCGTTCAAGGCCGGCGACAGCCTGTACGCGGCGTTCCAGTGCCGCACGCCGGACCGCCTGATCGCGTGGGGCAGCAGCGGCCGCGTGTACTCGGTCGACGTGTCGGTGCTGCCGGGCGGGCGCGGCGACGGCGTGCCCGTCACGTCGCTGATCGAGCTCGAATCGGGCTCGCACCTGATGCATTACTTCGCGGCGCCGGCCGACCAGCAACTGCTGCTCGCGTCGAGCAACGGCTTCGGCTTCCTCGCGAAGGTCGGCGACATGGTGAGCCGCGTGAAGGCCGGCAAGGCGTTCATGACGATCGATGCGGGCGCGGTGCCGCTCGCGCCGATGCCCGTGCTGCCGAACGCGACGCAGGTCGCGTGCCTGTCGAGCGGCGGCCGCCTGCTCGTGTTCGGCATGGACGAGATGAAGACGCTCTCAGGCGGCGGTCGCGGCGTGATCCTGATGGCGCTCGACGACAAGGAAACGCTCGTTCAGGCACTCGCGATCGATCCGGCCGGCGTCGTGCTGATCGGCACCGGCCGCGGCGGCAAGGCGATGGACGAGACGCTGTCGTATGCAGGGCTGGCGCCGCACGTCGGCAAGCGCGCACGCAAGGGCCGAGCGCCCGAGACGAAGCTCAAGGTCGTCAGCGAACTGCGTCCGCTGCTCGGCTGA
- the parE gene encoding DNA topoisomerase IV subunit B: MSTKKPSAAYSEASIKVLKGLEPVKQRPGMYTRTENPLHIIQEVIDNASDEALGGYGKQITVTLHADQSVSVEDDGRGIPFGMHPEEGVPVVEIVFTRLHAGGKFDKAAGGAYTFSGGLHGVGVSVTNALATRLDVTVWRDGKIAELGFAEGDVVKPLTTQGAGRGEKKSGTRVQVWPNPKYFDSPNLPLGELQRLLRSKAVLLPGVEVVLVNEKSGERQTWKYEDGLRGYLLDEMNGSELLIPLFEGERFADSRSGDDTFAEGEGASWVVAWSEEGSLVRESYVNLIPTPAGGTHESGLRDGLYQAVKSFVELHNLQPKGVKLLAEDVFARVSFVLSAKVLDPQFQGQIKERLNSRDAVKLVSSFSRPALELWLNQHVEHGKKLAELVIKQAQARTRAGQKVEKRKSSGVAVLPGKLTDCETEDIARNELFLVEGDSAGGSAKMGRDKEYQAILPLRGKVLNTWETERDRLFANNEVHDISVAIGVDPHSPDESVDLSNLRYGKICILSDADVDGSHIQVLLLTLFFKHFPQLIERGHVCVARPPLFRVDAPARGKKAAQKLYALDEGELEAILDKLRKEGVRETQWSISRFKGLGEMSAEQLWDTTMNPDTRRLMPVKLGELDYEATVARMTMLMGKGEAAARRGWLEEKGNDVEADI, encoded by the coding sequence ATGTCAACGAAGAAACCCAGCGCGGCCTATAGCGAAGCATCGATCAAGGTGCTAAAGGGTCTCGAGCCGGTCAAGCAGCGCCCCGGCATGTACACCCGTACCGAGAATCCGCTGCACATCATCCAGGAAGTCATCGACAACGCGTCCGACGAGGCGCTCGGCGGCTACGGCAAGCAGATCACGGTCACGCTGCACGCCGACCAGTCGGTCTCGGTCGAGGACGACGGCCGCGGCATCCCGTTCGGCATGCACCCGGAAGAGGGCGTGCCGGTCGTCGAGATCGTATTCACGCGCCTGCACGCGGGCGGCAAGTTCGACAAGGCCGCGGGCGGCGCCTACACGTTCTCGGGCGGCCTGCACGGCGTCGGCGTGTCGGTGACGAACGCGCTCGCGACGCGCCTCGACGTGACGGTCTGGCGCGACGGCAAGATCGCGGAGCTCGGCTTCGCCGAAGGCGATGTCGTCAAGCCGCTCACGACGCAGGGCGCGGGCCGCGGCGAGAAGAAATCCGGCACGCGCGTGCAGGTGTGGCCGAATCCGAAGTATTTCGATTCGCCGAACCTGCCGCTCGGCGAACTGCAGCGCCTGCTGCGCTCGAAGGCCGTGCTGCTGCCGGGCGTCGAGGTCGTGCTCGTCAACGAGAAGTCGGGCGAGCGCCAGACGTGGAAATATGAAGACGGCCTGCGCGGCTACCTGCTCGACGAGATGAACGGCAGCGAGTTGCTGATCCCGCTGTTCGAAGGCGAGCGCTTCGCCGATTCGCGTTCGGGCGACGACACCTTTGCCGAAGGCGAGGGTGCGTCGTGGGTCGTCGCATGGAGCGAGGAAGGCTCGCTCGTGCGCGAGTCGTACGTGAACCTGATCCCGACGCCGGCCGGCGGCACGCACGAATCCGGCCTGCGCGACGGTCTCTACCAGGCGGTGAAAAGCTTCGTCGAACTGCACAACCTGCAGCCGAAGGGCGTGAAGCTGCTCGCGGAAGACGTGTTCGCGCGCGTGTCGTTCGTGCTGTCCGCGAAGGTGCTCGATCCGCAGTTCCAGGGGCAGATCAAGGAACGCCTGAACAGCCGCGACGCGGTGAAGCTCGTGTCGTCGTTCTCGCGCCCTGCGCTCGAGCTGTGGCTGAACCAGCACGTCGAGCACGGCAAGAAGCTCGCCGAGCTCGTGATCAAGCAGGCGCAGGCGCGCACGCGAGCGGGCCAGAAGGTCGAGAAGCGCAAGAGCTCGGGCGTCGCGGTGCTGCCCGGCAAGCTGACCGACTGCGAGACGGAAGATATCGCGCGCAACGAGCTGTTCCTGGTCGAGGGCGACTCGGCAGGCGGCTCCGCGAAGATGGGCCGCGACAAGGAGTACCAGGCGATCCTGCCGCTGCGCGGCAAGGTGCTGAACACGTGGGAAACCGAGCGCGACCGCCTGTTCGCGAACAACGAGGTGCACGACATCTCGGTCGCGATCGGCGTCGATCCGCACAGCCCGGATGAAAGCGTCGACCTGTCGAACCTGCGCTACGGCAAGATCTGCATCCTGTCGGATGCGGACGTCGACGGCTCGCACATCCAGGTGCTGCTGCTCACGCTGTTCTTCAAGCACTTCCCGCAACTGATCGAGCGTGGCCATGTGTGCGTCGCGCGCCCGCCGTTGTTCCGCGTCGACGCGCCCGCGCGCGGCAAGAAGGCCGCGCAGAAGCTCTATGCACTCGACGAAGGCGAACTCGAGGCGATCCTCGACAAGCTGCGCAAGGAAGGCGTGCGCGAGACGCAATGGAGCATCAGCCGCTTCAAGGGTCTCGGCGAAATGAGCGCCGAGCAGCTGTGGGATACGACGATGAACCCCGACACGCGCCGCCTGATGCCGGTGAAGCTCGGCGAGCTCGACTACGAGGCGACCGTCGCACGGATGACGATGCTGATGGGCAAGGGCGAGGCAGCCGCGCGGCGCGGCTGGCTCGAGGAAAAGGGCAACGACGTCGAAGCGGACATCTAA
- a CDS encoding ATP-binding cassette domain-containing protein, giving the protein MSLYSISGAQLAFGHVALLDHADFSLEAGERVGLIGRNGAGKSSLLKIVAGLAKPDDGLVTRQQELVTVYVPQEPEFEPGATVFDAVASGLAHTRELLEEYDSIAHRLADIPEGAEHDALLARMNALQSSLDAHDAWSWRTRVSMTLAQIGLADVDAPVDALSGGMQKRVALARALVLQPDVLLLDEPTNHLDFDGIRWLEELLVAQRAGLLFITHDRAFLDRVATRIVDLDRGRLLSYPGNFSAYQTRKAQQLEIERVENEKFDKLLAQEEVWIRKGVEARRTRSVGRIARLVQMRNERAERRNTLGNVKLDVAQGEKSGKIVAELTDVTKRYGGRAVVDRFSTTVMRGDKIGFIGPNGAGKTTLLKLILGELKPDEGTVRIGTNLQVAYFDQMRAQLDQEKSLADTISPGSEWVEIGGVRKHVMSYLGDFLFAPERARSPVKSLSGGERNRLLLARLFARPANVLVLDEPTNDLDIQTLELLEELLADYDGTVLLVSHDRAFLDNVVTSVIAAEGDGKWREYVGGFTDWQIQSARADQLAQQEAAKRAVKEAAPVKEDSAKSAAGRNAQRTVKLSFNEQRELDSLPEKIAALEEEQKTINARLEDGSIFAKDPQEGTRLTERFAAIDDELLEALERWETLEAKRKPA; this is encoded by the coding sequence ATGTCGCTCTATTCCATATCCGGCGCGCAGCTCGCGTTCGGTCACGTCGCGTTGCTCGATCACGCGGATTTCTCGCTGGAAGCCGGCGAGCGCGTCGGCCTGATCGGCCGAAACGGCGCGGGCAAGTCGTCGCTGCTGAAGATCGTCGCCGGGCTCGCGAAGCCCGACGACGGGCTCGTCACGCGCCAGCAGGAACTCGTGACCGTCTACGTGCCGCAGGAGCCCGAATTCGAGCCGGGCGCGACGGTGTTCGATGCCGTCGCATCGGGGCTTGCGCACACGCGCGAACTGCTCGAAGAGTACGATTCGATCGCGCACCGCCTCGCGGATATCCCCGAAGGCGCCGAACACGATGCGCTGCTCGCGCGGATGAACGCGCTGCAGTCGTCGCTCGATGCGCACGACGCGTGGAGCTGGCGCACGCGCGTGTCGATGACGCTCGCGCAGATCGGCCTGGCGGACGTCGATGCACCCGTCGATGCGTTGTCGGGCGGGATGCAGAAGCGCGTCGCGCTGGCGCGCGCGCTGGTGCTGCAGCCCGACGTGCTGCTGCTCGACGAACCGACCAACCACCTCGACTTCGACGGCATCCGCTGGCTGGAAGAGCTGCTCGTCGCGCAGCGCGCGGGCCTGCTGTTCATCACGCACGATCGCGCGTTCCTCGACCGCGTCGCGACGCGCATCGTCGATCTCGATCGCGGCCGGCTGCTGTCGTACCCGGGCAATTTTTCCGCGTACCAGACGCGCAAGGCCCAGCAGCTCGAAATTGAGCGCGTGGAAAACGAGAAGTTCGACAAGCTGCTCGCGCAGGAAGAAGTGTGGATCCGCAAGGGCGTCGAGGCACGCCGCACGCGCAGCGTCGGCCGCATCGCGCGGCTCGTGCAGATGCGCAACGAACGCGCGGAGCGCCGCAACACGCTGGGCAACGTGAAGCTGGATGTCGCGCAGGGCGAGAAGTCCGGCAAGATCGTCGCGGAACTGACCGACGTGACGAAGCGCTACGGCGGCCGCGCGGTCGTCGATCGTTTCTCGACGACAGTGATGCGTGGCGACAAGATCGGCTTCATCGGCCCGAACGGCGCCGGCAAGACGACGCTGCTCAAGCTGATTCTCGGCGAACTGAAGCCCGACGAAGGCACGGTGCGCATCGGCACGAACCTGCAGGTCGCGTATTTCGACCAGATGCGTGCGCAGCTCGACCAGGAAAAGAGCCTCGCGGATACCATCAGCCCCGGCAGCGAATGGGTCGAGATCGGCGGCGTGCGCAAGCACGTGATGAGCTACCTCGGCGATTTCCTGTTCGCGCCGGAACGTGCGCGTTCGCCGGTGAAGTCGCTGTCGGGCGGCGAACGCAACCGGCTGCTGCTCGCGCGCCTGTTCGCGCGTCCGGCCAACGTGCTGGTGCTCGACGAACCGACCAACGACCTCGACATCCAGACGCTCGAACTGCTCGAGGAACTGCTGGCCGACTACGACGGCACGGTGCTGCTCGTCAGCCACGATCGTGCGTTCCTCGACAACGTCGTGACGTCGGTGATCGCGGCCGAGGGTGACGGCAAGTGGCGCGAATACGTCGGCGGCTTCACCGACTGGCAGATCCAGAGTGCGCGCGCCGATCAGCTCGCGCAGCAGGAAGCCGCGAAGCGCGCGGTCAAGGAAGCCGCGCCCGTCAAGGAAGATTCGGCGAAAAGCGCTGCGGGCCGCAACGCGCAACGCACGGTCAAGCTGTCGTTCAACGAGCAGCGCGAGCTCGATTCGCTGCCGGAGAAGATCGCCGCGCTCGAAGAGGAGCAGAAGACGATCAACGCGCGGCTCGAAGACGGTTCGATTTTCGCGAAGGATCCGCAGGAAGGCACGCGCCTGACCGAGCGGTTCGCGGCGATCGACGACGAATTGCTCGAAGCGCTCGAACGGTGGGAAACGCTCGAGGCGAAGCGCAAGCCCGCGTAA
- a CDS encoding DUF4399 domain-containing protein produces MLNRKWIAGALCVAAMAVSTMARAEARVYFEAPSEGATVSNPVHVKFGLEGMELRPAGDNTPNTGHHHLLIDGRPIPKGDVIPASERSLHFGKAQTETDINLPPGQHTLTLQLGDGIHRSYGPELSSTITINVK; encoded by the coding sequence ATGCTGAACAGAAAGTGGATCGCAGGTGCGCTGTGTGTGGCGGCGATGGCCGTGTCGACGATGGCGCGGGCCGAGGCGCGCGTGTATTTCGAAGCGCCGAGCGAAGGCGCGACGGTGTCGAACCCGGTGCATGTGAAGTTCGGGCTCGAAGGAATGGAGCTTCGACCGGCCGGCGACAACACGCCGAACACTGGCCATCATCACCTGCTGATCGACGGCCGGCCGATTCCGAAGGGCGACGTGATTCCCGCGAGCGAGCGTTCGCTGCACTTCGGCAAGGCGCAGACCGAAACCGACATCAATCTGCCGCCCGGCCAGCACACGCTGACGCTGCAGTTGGGCGACGGCATACACCGCTCGTACGGTCCCGAATTGAGCTCGACGATCACGATCAACGTGAAGTAA
- a CDS encoding rubredoxin produces MSEVTEYQSWVCLICGWVYNEAEGLPDEGIAPGTRFADIPADWRCPLCDVGKEDFVVVDF; encoded by the coding sequence ATGAGCGAAGTAACCGAATACCAGAGCTGGGTCTGCCTGATTTGCGGGTGGGTCTACAACGAAGCGGAAGGGCTGCCCGACGAAGGCATCGCGCCCGGCACCCGTTTCGCCGACATTCCCGCCGACTGGCGCTGCCCGTTGTGCGACGTGGGCAAGGAAGATTTCGTCGTCGTCGATTTCTGA
- a CDS encoding SDR family NAD(P)-dependent oxidoreductase → MNRLQGKRALITGGSRGIGAAIAKRLAADGADVAITYEKSAERAQAVVAGIEALGRRAVAIQADSADPVAVRDAVDRAAEAFGGLDILVNNAGIFRAGALDDLTLDDIDATLNVNVRAVIVASQAAARHLGEGGRIVSTGSCLATRVPDAGMSLYAASKAALIGWTQGLARDLGSRGITVNIVHPGSTDTDMNPADGEHAGAQRSRMAIPQYGKAEDVAALVAFVVGPEGRSINGTGLTIDGGANA, encoded by the coding sequence ATGAACCGACTTCAGGGCAAGCGTGCACTCATCACGGGCGGCAGCCGCGGCATCGGTGCGGCGATCGCGAAACGGCTGGCGGCCGATGGCGCGGACGTCGCGATTACCTATGAGAAATCGGCGGAGCGGGCGCAGGCCGTCGTCGCCGGCATCGAGGCGCTCGGCCGTCGCGCCGTTGCGATCCAGGCCGACAGCGCCGATCCGGTGGCCGTACGCGACGCGGTCGATCGTGCGGCGGAGGCGTTCGGCGGCCTCGACATTCTCGTCAACAACGCGGGGATTTTCCGGGCCGGCGCGCTGGACGACCTCACGCTCGACGATATCGACGCGACGCTGAACGTGAACGTGCGCGCGGTGATCGTCGCGTCGCAGGCGGCGGCGCGGCATCTCGGGGAGGGCGGGCGCATCGTGTCGACCGGGAGTTGCCTTGCCACGCGCGTGCCCGATGCGGGGATGAGCCTCTATGCGGCGAGCAAGGCCGCGCTGATCGGCTGGACGCAGGGGCTCGCGCGCGATCTCGGTTCGCGCGGCATCACGGTCAATATCGTGCATCCGGGGTCGACGGATACCGACATGAACCCGGCCGACGGCGAACACGCCGGTGCGCAGCGTTCGCGGATGGCGATCCCGCAGTACGGCAAGGCCGAGGACGTCGCGGCGCTCGTCGCGTTCGTCGTCGGGCCGGAAGGGCGGTCGATCAATGGCACCGGGTTGACGATCGATGGTGGTGCGAACGCGTGA
- a CDS encoding TetR/AcrR family transcriptional regulator, with product MAERGRPRSFDKEAALDRAMEVFWRLGYEGASMADLTAAMGIASPSLYAAFGSKEALFRLALEHYSATEGREIWGGVEQAGSAHDAVRSYLMDTARVFTRRSKPAGCLIVLSALHPAERSDTVRQTLIAMRERTVENLRARLRQGVATGEIAAQANLDAIARYYVTVQQGMSIQARDGASRRDLEAVAQAALAAWPALVGKNGASGA from the coding sequence ATGGCTGAACGGGGCCGACCGAGAAGCTTCGACAAGGAAGCGGCGCTGGATCGCGCAATGGAGGTGTTCTGGCGCCTCGGCTACGAAGGCGCGTCGATGGCCGACCTGACGGCCGCGATGGGCATCGCGTCGCCGAGCCTGTATGCGGCGTTCGGCAGCAAGGAAGCGTTGTTCCGGCTGGCGCTCGAGCATTACAGCGCAACGGAAGGACGGGAAATCTGGGGGGGCGTAGAACAGGCCGGCAGCGCGCACGACGCCGTACGGAGCTACCTGATGGATACCGCCCGTGTGTTCACGCGGCGGTCGAAGCCGGCCGGCTGCCTGATCGTGCTGTCGGCACTGCATCCGGCCGAGCGTTCCGATACGGTCCGGCAAACGCTGATCGCGATGCGCGAGCGCACGGTGGAGAACCTGCGCGCGCGCCTCAGGCAAGGGGTCGCGACCGGCGAGATCGCCGCGCAAGCGAACCTCGACGCAATCGCGCGGTACTACGTCACGGTCCAGCAGGGAATGTCGATCCAGGCACGCGACGGTGCGAGCCGTCGCGATCTGGAGGCCGTCGCGCAAGCCGCGCTGGCCGCGTGGCCAGCGCTCGTCGGCAAGAATGGCGCGAGCGGCGCGTAG
- the eco gene encoding serine protease inhibitor ecotin, which translates to MKFAIRAALAAFCVTTAAACVAGPASAPAVTAESIKMFPQAAAGQQRVVIALPALESEGDARVELMIGKTLQTDCNQQWFGGELTAEDVKGWGYTYYQLTDVKGPASTLMACPGQAPQQRFVQVRGDGQLLRYNSRLPLVVYVPEGFEVRYRVWHASKDVQHAAKQ; encoded by the coding sequence ATGAAATTCGCGATCCGGGCCGCACTGGCCGCCTTCTGCGTGACGACAGCCGCCGCCTGCGTGGCGGGGCCCGCTTCCGCGCCCGCCGTGACGGCCGAGTCGATCAAGATGTTTCCGCAGGCAGCGGCCGGCCAGCAGCGCGTCGTGATCGCGCTGCCCGCGCTCGAGAGCGAAGGCGATGCGCGCGTCGAACTGATGATCGGCAAGACGCTGCAGACCGACTGCAACCAGCAATGGTTCGGCGGCGAGCTGACTGCCGAGGACGTGAAGGGCTGGGGCTATACGTACTACCAGCTCACCGACGTGAAGGGGCCGGCATCGACGCTGATGGCATGCCCGGGCCAGGCGCCGCAGCAACGGTTCGTGCAGGTGCGCGGCGACGGCCAGCTGCTGCGCTACAACAGCCGCCTGCCGCTCGTCGTCTATGTGCCGGAAGGCTTCGAGGTGCGCTATCGCGTGTGGCATGCGTCGAAGGACGTGCAGCACGCGGCGAAGCAGTAA
- a CDS encoding DUF5594 family protein, protein MQPETARRFDTEFAPRIAQAIAAFFAEHVLTDVVPYGGHGHPTRVQIRSAPHEHVSGFDHPLNLELTWDTDEIERLMEPDGPQRFEHYLAALPKKLGAWQSARDIDLLSRTQADPLVRLGGLDFEG, encoded by the coding sequence ATGCAGCCCGAAACCGCCCGCCGTTTCGATACCGAATTCGCCCCGCGCATCGCACAGGCCATCGCCGCCTTCTTCGCCGAACACGTGCTGACCGACGTCGTCCCGTATGGCGGCCACGGGCACCCGACGCGCGTGCAGATCCGCAGCGCGCCGCACGAGCACGTCAGCGGCTTCGACCATCCGCTGAACCTCGAGCTCACCTGGGACACCGACGAAATCGAGCGGCTGATGGAGCCGGACGGCCCGCAGCGCTTCGAGCACTACCTCGCCGCGCTGCCGAAAAAGCTGGGTGCATGGCAGAGCGCGCGCGACATCGATCTCCTGTCGCGCACGCAGGCCGACCCGCTCGTGCGGCTCGGCGGCCTCGACTTCGAAGGCTGA
- a CDS encoding MFS transporter codes for MNADTGLPLPQRYWAIVCVALGITLAVLDGAIANVALPTIARDLHASDAASIWIVNAYQLAVTITLLPLASLGERIGYRRIYIAGLALFTAASLGCALAGSLPMLAVMRVIQGFGAAGIMSVNAALVRMIYPSSMLGRGLSINAMVVALSSAIGPTVASAILSFASWPWLFAVNVPIGIAAVFGSLRALPANPLHDAPYDFASALMNACVFGLLITAVDGLGHGEAHAYVAAELAVALVVGYFFVKRQLSQPAPLLPVDLMRIPMFALSVYTSTASFTSQMLAFVALPFWLQNSLGFSQVETGLYMTPWPLVIVFAAPLAGVLSDRYSAGILGGIGLALFAAGLLSLATIGAHPGTVDIVWRMALCGAGFGLFQSPNNRAMLSSAPRERSGGAGGMLSTARLTGQTLGAALVALIFGLVPDRGPTIALYVAAAFAAVAAVVSMLRITSPQPDTAT; via the coding sequence ATGAACGCCGATACCGGCCTGCCGCTTCCGCAACGCTACTGGGCGATCGTCTGCGTCGCACTGGGCATCACGCTCGCCGTGCTCGACGGCGCCATCGCGAACGTCGCGCTGCCGACGATCGCACGCGACCTGCACGCATCCGACGCCGCGTCGATCTGGATCGTCAACGCGTACCAGCTCGCGGTCACGATCACGCTGCTGCCGCTCGCGTCGCTCGGCGAGCGCATCGGCTATCGCCGCATCTACATTGCCGGGCTCGCGCTGTTCACCGCGGCGTCGCTCGGCTGCGCGCTCGCCGGCTCGCTGCCGATGCTGGCCGTGATGCGCGTGATCCAGGGCTTCGGCGCGGCCGGCATCATGAGCGTCAACGCGGCGCTCGTGCGGATGATCTACCCGTCGTCGATGCTCGGGCGCGGGCTGTCGATCAATGCGATGGTGGTGGCGCTGTCGTCGGCGATCGGGCCGACGGTCGCGTCCGCGATCCTGTCGTTCGCCTCGTGGCCGTGGCTGTTCGCGGTCAACGTGCCGATCGGTATCGCCGCGGTATTCGGCAGCCTGCGTGCGCTGCCGGCCAACCCGCTGCACGACGCGCCGTACGATTTCGCGAGCGCGCTGATGAACGCATGCGTGTTCGGGCTGCTGATCACGGCCGTGGACGGGCTCGGCCACGGCGAGGCCCATGCGTACGTCGCGGCCGAGCTGGCCGTCGCGTTAGTCGTCGGCTACTTCTTCGTGAAGCGCCAGCTGTCGCAGCCGGCGCCGCTCTTGCCGGTCGACCTGATGCGCATCCCGATGTTCGCGCTGTCGGTCTATACGTCGACGGCGTCGTTCACGTCGCAGATGCTCGCGTTCGTCGCGCTGCCGTTCTGGCTGCAGAACTCGCTCGGCTTCTCGCAGGTCGAGACGGGCCTGTACATGACGCCGTGGCCGCTCGTGATCGTGTTCGCCGCGCCGCTCGCGGGCGTGCTGTCGGATCGCTATTCGGCCGGCATCCTCGGCGGGATCGGGCTCGCGCTGTTCGCGGCCGGGCTGCTGTCGCTCGCGACGATCGGCGCGCATCCAGGCACCGTCGACATCGTGTGGCGGATGGCGCTGTGCGGGGCGGGCTTCGGGTTGTTCCAGTCGCCGAACAACCGCGCGATGCTGTCGTCGGCGCCGCGCGAACGCAGCGGCGGCGCGGGCGGCATGCTGAGCACCGCGCGGCTGACCGGGCAGACGCTCGGCGCCGCGCTCGTCGCATTGATTTTCGGGCTCGTGCCCGATCGCGGGCCGACGATTGCACTCTATGTCGCGGCGGCATTCGCGGCGGTGGCCGCGGTCGTCAGCATGCTGCGCATCACGTCGCCACAGCCGGACACGGCGACCTGA